ATGCTCATGGTGTTAGTTTGTGGAAAAATATTTCGAAAGTTGCTGATGATTTCTTCGTTCAAACTCAGTTCAAGATAGGTAGAGGCAATAGTATTCGTCTGTGGGAAGACAAATGGTGTTTGCAAGGCCTCTATCCACCTCGTTCCCAAGATTATATAATATTTCCAACAGCAAACATTGCTCTTTGGCTCAACTGTTTTCTCCAGACGATTCTGGATGCCATTGGAATTTGAATCTCTCTCGGGGGCGTCTTTATGATGCGGAGATAGCTGAATTTACTGAGGTTATCTCCCTTCTCAACAACATTATTTTTGATCCTAATGAAGATGACGAGTTGGTTTGGATATGCGACAAGTCTGGGTGTTTTTCTGTCAAGTCTGCTTATGCTATTGAGGCGAACGACACAACTAATATAGTTTTCCCAACAAAAAAATTTTGGTCTCGTGATTGGCCTCACAAAATTGGTTTCTTCTTATGGAAGTTAGTTCGTGACAGGCTCTCTACTGTTGACAACCTTGTTCGCAGAAACATTGCTCTTACTACTCCAACGGGAAATCAGTCCTCGAACTTGTGCTACCTTTGCAACTTGGTGGCTGAAACTTCAATTCATTTGTTCTGGGAGTGTATCTTTGTGAAGCAGGTCTGGATGTATTTTGCCTCTCACGAAAACATGCCATTGCCTTCCTCTTCTTCTATGCTGGAAATCTTCAGTCGTTGGGAGCTCCTTTACTGCTACTTCTACGGGGAAGGAGTTGTGGAGGCGAATCCCAGCTAGTATTTGCTGGAATGTGTGGAACGAGAGAAATGCTAGATGTTTCACGGGAAAGAAGAGATCAATCAATGCTATTATTGTTGATTCTAATATAAGCACATTATATTGGGTTGTTGTCTCTCCTACTTTGGCTTCCTTGCAGATTCATGATGTGATTAATAACCGGAAGAATTTGTTGTTCGGAACTCCTTAGTGAGTCTTGTctagttttgggttttctttccGTTTTGCTTTCGTTTCCCTTTGCTTGGTGGCTTCCGTGCTGTTTGCAATTGTACTTTGTGCCTCTTTTCTTAATATAATCTATATTTAccgagcaaaagaaaaaaaaaaaaattctaacacaTTGTAAATACACACAGGGACCATGGATATCTGATGACAAGTATTGGAAGTAAGAACTAGGTGCTCAGGGCTCAGGCATTTTATCATACACCTGTTGTGTGTGAAtctcatactccctccgtcccaccattaaatgacttatttacttttagattttgtcccaccattaagtgacctatatcactaaacaagagatatttctaaaattatccttttaattgattataagaaatataagaaatatgcataatttgataggcatgtttatattcgttacataagtgttttaaaatgcttttcaatggtatgaagtttgcgaacatccgtggtgtaatttgagagataaatcatttcaaaatttcactagttattatctataagggtataattgtaaaaaatgcttaaatatactttttttccttgcttgccttaaaaattgtgtaaacttaaactaggtcacttaatagtgggacggagggagtaatagaaAAATAATCTCTGTTGATTTCTATCTCCTTCTCTGCAGAAttcaaattaaaatcaaacccatatcttagaaaccatacgACATTCATAAAAAACACCATTCATTCGATTCAACAGCAACACTATTGTCATCTTCGATTCGAACGGCAAACATTTGTTCTTCTCTAGATTCTCAATCAAATCTTCACTAAATCTCCTCATGAATCGCTGGGAAATCTTCATCTCATCGATCAAACCCATATAGAGATTTTGATGAGAATCATTAACAAATGGAAACCCCTTAATTTGACATCCAAACCCATCCTTCACCATCGATTCCAACTACCAAGTTATTCTCTTCCTTCACCATAAAACTCCTTCACCATAAAACTCGAGCTATTACTTTCTGATTATCAAGAATcgacattttctttttactttctttgATTAGGACGGAGAACCTGAACCTGTAACCAGACGACGACGGGTTGGTGACTTCGGTTTATTATATTTGCGTAATATATGAGGGTATTTTGGTAACTATGTCTGACACGTGTAAAATGTTTCCACGTGTATATTCTTGATGACTTAGCTAACCGCCTAACGGATGGAAAAACTAGAGAAGAGAAAATACTAATTTTGATCTTTTTGggaaggaaacgctaattagtgattttgggaggggaggaaacacaaaatagccCATAAAAGGAACACAGTATCATTACTGTTAAACAAATTCAAATCGAAATGATCTAATAATAATCATTAAgtaccctcttaattaatctcACATTAAGCATAATCTTATTGATAGAAAGTCAAAGTAAGTGACCGTAATCAAGATAAATACCCATGACCTAGAATCAATTGAAGAGAATAAAATTTTCGTAGAGAGTAAATTAGATACTGACCATCTTAACCGGTAAAAGTCAATATTTGTGAGAGTGATATGAATCATGAATCCAAACTGACAAGTCTGtcgtaaatcaatcaaaaataaaacaCATTCCATCAAAACAATTATCTGAGAGCGATATGAATTCTTTATCAGAAACATTAGAAAAAATAGAATGTCAATCTCAAGCAATTAATTGTTTCatcaaccaaaagaaaaaaaaatcgaaaaattaCCTCTTGGTACCAAGAACCCGTCCGCGTGGAGAAAGTGAGAGGCTACGCTGGATAAACGGGGAATTGTATGGAAATTTTAAGCCTTGTTTGGAAACATTAAGCATGAAAATATGTGTTTGGGAGTCGATCCTATTATATATGGTCGAAATTTCCATACTTGGAATATTAAAAAAAGAattgatatatttattttttaaaacgaGCATATTTCTTTTTGGAAAGTGTTAAAAAAGATTATTTTTAGGTTAATCTTAGGCAGCCCTGCAATCAGCCACTGCCCTTTTTGATGATCATTTACTTAAGTATTTGAGACTACTAATTACTGGCGATGGTGCGGGGTTTGATCCTTTACAACAACGATTaactatcttgcctatcaaagatggtggatTTGGTATTTACACCATGGCTGACACTGGCACCTATTGTTATCTCGCTTCTCAGAGTCAGATTAATTCGGTGCAAAAAGTGATCCTCGGTGATTCATTCTCAACAGACAATGGTTCAACTTATCATTTTGCTCTTCAGAATTTcatccaggtatgtggattaccttcTACTTACTGTTCCGATGTTACCCCCCNNNNNNNNNNNNNNNNNNNNNNNNNNNNNNNNNNNNNNNNNNNNNNNNNNNNNNNNNNNNNNNNNNNNNNNNNNNNNcccccccccccccccctccatgcactccctggcacTCATTTactttgatgcagttaagaagcaaatccccaaCCGGTTTTCTATGTGTGCAAGAGATTCTGTTTTGTGGCAGCGTAATCGTGTCAAGCATGCACAAGACTATTTATTGGTTGTACccattagtgggcttaatcagtTCCTTGGACCTAGACAATTCAGAGCCGTGCTTTGCTATCGTATCGGTATCCCACTGTTTGTTGAGAATAGCTTATGCCCAAGTTGCAATAAATCAATGGACATCTTTGGGGATCATGCACTTAATTGTGCTAAAGATGTAGGTcctaagtttcgacatgatattgTTCGTGATGTTGTCGCTGACATTTGCTGCACAGTTGGTGTGCCTGCGCGCAAAGAAGTTCCTCTTGGTTTCCTGACAGATGATGACAAAGATTTGAAGCCTGCTGATATACTCGTGCTCAACTGGGAGAATggacaagatgtttgtatggatgtcacaggagtTTCGCCCTTCACTGGTGAAGGTGTTAGATCTTTTGTCCCAGGTAAAGCTATATCCAGTGTTGTTTCATGTAAACACCCTAAATACTTGGAGAAATGCGTTTCACATGGCTATGGTTTgggtgtcttagctttttctacttaaggggaacttggtgaagatactttgtgttttttcaagcgtctgaaaaattgtttagttagtaatacgctagtagtggttttggcaattttatttttcatagattagatgttgctattcaaagaggtgttggagcccagcttattGCTAGGTTACCAAGCAAAAGCTTTGTTTAGATTTTaactaaatatatatttttttatagaaGAATTTAATTTAATCTTAGTAAATGAAAAGATCTTTTTTATTTTGCACATTTATATCAGAGTATTTTTGATCttacatattttatttttaattatggaAAAAACAAAGTTAagaaaattaacagtgaaatcaggaTTTTGGTTTTTCATGCTGGTTTTGTATTAGCTTGTTTTAGATCATAAtctttgctttcaattatttttccAACACTAACAAAAATTCCAACTACTCTGAGCAGGACCATTAACAAAGATACGCGCTAAAGAGATTCATTGTCGGATCAAAAGGTTAGTACCTATAATCAGTtctatttttaatattttaagCGAACATTAAACGTTTTACGTTATTTATTTATTAACTAATGATCATTCGATTTACTGTGGGATCGATGCATAATTGATTTAATTTGTTGATTATCATGATCAAATTGTGGATTGTGTGATTTAATTCgttgattatcatgatgaaatcgTGGATTCTGTGGTTAATTATCCTTTTTTTCTCGTGTTATGGGAATTTTAAGGTTTAGCTATTTTAGGTTAAAATAATTTTTAAGATTTAACTATTTTAGGTTATAAGAAttcttttacaaaaagaaaaaaacacaaaaattgaTGGGCCATAATCAACCAGAAACGAAAATTAATGAGAACGGTCGAAAAAAACTCTATTATTATAGAATTATCTACCTCTAAATCAATACGCCTTATCTACTAACTCCACTTCTAAACTGAAGCGACGGATATCTTTTTGCAAAACGTTTTCTTCAAGTTCATTTCTCTACCTCTAATTAGAAATATATGGCttactatatttttttttgaaaataaagatAGATTGATAGAATAGAGAAGAAACTCATCGTTTGATTCAGTCTCGTCTGTAACTAATTCATGCTGAATTGTTCTTTTGATGACTGAATTTATGAGATTACTATATTTGAGGGAAACATGAGGGGTATTTTCGAGCCGCAACGTCAGCAGAATGGATTCCCTTTCAGATAAGGTACAACCTACAATAGTACTGCATTCCATCCATTAGCAAATCTCCATATCAGAGAAACATCTGAAACCATGGCAGTTTCGACGGAGTCATACTTCTTCATGTCCATTCTCTCACTCAGTTTTCTTCTCTGTTTAACAATGTTTGCGGGAAAATCATCAGGTGCAACTGTACCAGCGATGTACATTTTTGGTGACTCTCTTCTAGACAGTGGGAATAACAACTTCTTGCAGACTATAGCGAAACCGAATTATACTCCTTATGGAATTGATTTCATCACCGGTGAACCAACGGGAAGATTTACAAATGGTGCTACTGGAGGAGATTTCATAGGTAAGCCACGTaaggaagaaaaatattctaattAAGCATGCAACTCGTATAGTGTCATCCATCCCAAACTGTCGTTCTCACTTTTTGTGGCCTATATTGGTTATTGTTGTCTCATGCAGCACAACTTCTTGGCTTACCTTATCCACCAGCGTATTTGAGTCTGTCCGAGGCAAGTAGGAAAATCACCACCACCGGAATCAACTATGCCTCTGGTGGATCGGGCATTCTTTCCGAAACTGGAACCATATTGGTAATATATACAAATTAACCATCAAATTGTTGGGTGCAACATGTAACCATCGTAttaacttttctttttgtttgacTCTAAACAGGGAGACATATTAACTCTAGATGAACAAATCAACTACTTTAATAGCACAGTGACAAAAGATTTGCCAACAAACCTCTCCTCTACCTTGCATAGGTCTATCTTTCTTATTTCCACTGGTAGTAATGATTATCTCAACAACTATCTACAACCTCAGTTCTCCAACAGTAGCCAAACCAATCCTCCTCAAAAATTTGCTAATCTCCTGTTAGACACTTTCGAACAACAATTGACGGTATGTATGCATGGCATGG
This genomic stretch from Papaver somniferum cultivar HN1 chromosome 5, ASM357369v1, whole genome shotgun sequence harbors:
- the LOC113282846 gene encoding GDSL esterase/lipase At1g71691-like isoform X2, giving the protein MYIFGDSLLDSGNNNFLQTIAKPNYTPYGIDFITGEPTGRFTNGATGGDFIAQLLGLPYPPAYLSLSEASRKITTTGINYASGGSGILSETGTILGDILTLDEQINYFNSTVTKDLPTNLSSTLHRSIFLISTGSNDYLNNYLQPQFSNSSQTNPPQKFANLLLDTFEQQLTIIYKLGGRKFVVFGLGALGCLPIVIASAHPKPTTLCVEDVNNLINIYNYGLPIMLQRLASRLQGFTFVRADLFTLSYAQFQDPIKFGYTDGRTPCCNFGVSGMCIPGQNPCSDRDNRLFYDAIHPVQLVNYQFAGDCFFGNSRCTPINIKELALKQS
- the LOC113282846 gene encoding GDSL esterase/lipase At1g71691-like isoform X1, with translation MAVSTESYFFMSILSLSFLLCLTMFAGKSSGATVPAMYIFGDSLLDSGNNNFLQTIAKPNYTPYGIDFITGEPTGRFTNGATGGDFIAQLLGLPYPPAYLSLSEASRKITTTGINYASGGSGILSETGTILGDILTLDEQINYFNSTVTKDLPTNLSSTLHRSIFLISTGSNDYLNNYLQPQFSNSSQTNPPQKFANLLLDTFEQQLTIIYKLGGRKFVVFGLGALGCLPIVIASAHPKPTTLCVEDVNNLINIYNYGLPIMLQRLASRLQGFTFVRADLFTLSYAQFQDPIKFGYTDGRTPCCNFGVSGMCIPGQNPCSDRDNRLFYDAIHPVQLVNYQFAGDCFFGNSRCTPINIKELALKQS